The Streptomyces sp. NBC_00435 nucleotide sequence GCCGTCTCTGCTGCCCAAACGAAAAAACCCCTCGCACAGGAGGGGGCGCCGCGCCGGGGCCGACCGTCTCGTGGGTCGGAACTGTTCAGCGCGGCTCGGTAAGCAGAAGGCGTACGGCACGCATGGCGTCAGGGTACCGCAGCGGCCCCCAGGGGTGCTCTGCCCTTCCGGGCAGCGGGCACAACGAGAAGCGGGCCACCCGTTTCGGTTGACCCGCTTCTTCACTGTGGAGCTATGGAGAATTGAACTCCAGACCTCCTGCATGCCATGCAGGCGCTCTACCAACTGAGCTATAGCCCCTCGTTCTGCCCGCCGCTTCCTGGCCCGTTTCCGGTTCCCCTTGGCGACGTCCCAAACATTACACGGTCATGGCCCTGGTCCAAAAATCGGTTTCCGCCGACCGTGAGCCATGCCCGTTTTGAACCGAATCTTCAGATGCTCGTCACGCACGCGCGAACTGGTAGAACCGCTTCAGCGTGCAGTGTTCGTCGAGCAGACGGCCGTAGATCGGCTCGCCCTCCAGCTCCCGGTACGTCTCGATCGGGTCGCCTTTTATGATCAGCGCCCGCGCACATTCCTCGCACCAGTACTGGTAGTCGGGGTTGACCGGCTCCATGTCCCGCACGATCGGCGTGCCGTTGTTGCACCAGTCGCACCGCCGCCGGTGTGCACCCATCCGTCAGCGACTCCCTCCCGCGTCGGGCCGTCGTCCCCCTCCGGCGGTCCGATTCTGCCATGCCGGTGCTCACTCGGGCAGCTGTGGGCAAAAGCAAAGATCCCGCCCCCTGTTGGGGACGGGATCTTGATTGTGGAGCTATGGAGAATTGAACTCCAGACCTCCTGCATGCCATGCAGGCGCTCTACCAACTGAGCTATAGCCCCGCTCTCCGCGACGCGCCCCCCGTTTCCGGTGTTCCGCGCTGCGAACAAGAAGAACTCTAGCCTGTGACCAGCCGGAAAGTGAAATCCGGGTGGGAGCCGCCCCGAGGTGGCTCAGTCGTCGTCGCCGAGGACCGGTTCGGGCAGCGTGCCGGCGTTGTGTTCCATCAGCCGCCAGCCGCGCGCGCCCTCGCCGAGGACCGACCAGCAGCAGTTGGAGAGCCCACCGAGGCCCTCCCAGTTGTACGAGTCCAGGCCCAGCAGACGGCCGATCGTCGTACGGATGGTGCCGCCGTGGCTGACCACGACGAGCGTGCCGCCGGGGGGCAGCCGGTCGGCGTGTTCCAGCACCACCGGAGCCGCCCGCTCGGCGACCTCGGTCTCCAGCTCACCGCCGCCACGGCGGACCGGCTCGCCGCGCTTCCACGCCGCGTACTGGTCGCCGTACTTCTCGAGGATCTCGTCGTGCGTGAGGCCCTGCCACTCGCCGGCGTACGTCTCGCGCAGCGCCTCGTGGTGCTCCACGGTCAGCCCCGTGACGGCCGCCAGCTCGGCGGCCGTGGCGGAGGCCCGGCGCAGGTCCGAGGCGACGATGGCGTCCGGCTTCAGCGAGGCGAGCAGCCGGGCGGCACGACGCGCCTGCGCCACACCGGCCTCGGTCAGCTCGATGTCCGTGGAGCCCTGGAAGCGTCGCTCCAGGTTCCAGGCGGTCTGACCGTGCCGCCAGAGGACGATCTTCCGGCCGGTCCTGCCCGGCTTGGTCGCGCTGTCGGGAGTCGTGCTCAGAACAGATCACCGTCCAGTTCGTCGTCGCCCTGTGCCGTGCGCAGGGCGGCGTGCTCCTCGGCCTTGCCCTTGGTGAGCTTGGCGTCCTCGGGGAGGTCGATCTCGGGGCAGTCCTTCCACAGGCGCTCCAGCGCGTAGAAGACGCGCTCCTCGCTGTGCTGCACGTGGACGACGATGTCGATGTAGTCGAGCAGGATCCAGCGGGCGTCGCGGTCGCCCTCGCGGCGCACCGGCTTGGCGCCCAGCTCCTTCTGGAGCTTCTCCTCGATCTCGTCGACGATCGACTTGACCTGACGGTCGTTGGGGGCCGAGGCGAGCAGGAAGGCGTCGGTGATCGACAGCACGTCGCTGACGTCGTACGCGATGATGTCGTGCGCGAGCCGGTCGGCCGCGGCCTGGGCGGCGGCGGTGATGAGCTCGATGGAGCGGTCCGTGGCGGTCACTGGCCATGCTTTCGGGTTGGCGGGCAGATCCTTACAAGGGTCTCATGTACCGCCGACACCGCCCGCGCACAGCGTGCCGCGCGGGCGGAGCCGCACCTCAGGGGCGTGGCCGCAGTAGGGCTCGGAGGGCTCAGGACGATTTGTAGTCCTTGCCCAGCGTCACCACGATCTCCGCGTTCACGGCGCTCTCGGCCTTCTTCACGACCGTCTCGGGCAGTCCCAGCGTCTTGGCGACCTCGATCGCCTTGTCGCGCTGGGCGTCGTCCTGGTAGGTGATCTGCGACGCGGGCGCGGTCTTGTCGGCCTTGCCGCCGTCCACCAGCGTGTAGCCGGCGTTGAGCAGGGCCGCCTTCCCCGCCGTGGACGTCTTGTCGTCCCCGGTGGCGTCCTTCATGCCCACCCTCGGGACGGCGCCGGGCTGGGCCGCCGAGCCGGAGCCGCCGAGGACCTCCTTGACGACCTTCTTGTTGGCGTCGTCGGTGAGGCCCCCGTCCGGCTTCACCGTGAGCACATCGGTGCGGTACGCGCCCACCTTGGCGTGTTCGCCGAGCTTGGACAGCATCGCGCCCAGCGTCTGCGCGTTCAGCGCGGGGTCCAGGATCTGACCGGTGGTCTCGACGGTCATCGCCGCCGACTTCGGATCGCCGGGCACCTTGCGCAACAGGCCCACCAGGACCTTTCCGAACCGCTCCAGCTGCTTGGCCTCCGGCTCGCCCTGGGCCCGGTACGTGGCGTACGCGACGGCCATCGCGCCGCTGAGGCTCTGCTTCTGGCCCTGGCCCACGGCCGGGACCTTCGCCGCGTCGTCCGCCGGGACGGCCACGTCGGTGTCGACCTCGATGCCGCCGACCAGCTCGACGAAGTTCTCCAGGAAGGGGGTGTCCAGCCGCCAGGTGCCGCCGATGCGGGTGCCGAGCACCGAGTCCAGGGCTTCGCGTACGCCCAGGCCGCCGTCCCCGACGGCCTTGCCGAGCGGCGCGCCGGTGCCGTCGTCCTTGGTGACGTTCAGCGTGTTCGGCACCAGGACGGTGGCGCCCTGCTTGGTGGTGACGTTGTCGACGAGCAGCGCCGTGGAGGTGCCGCCCTTCTTCGTGTTGTGCAGGTGGACGACGATCATGTCGCGCTTCTGCGGCCCCGCGGCGGCGGCGCCCGGCGTCTTCCCGGGGCCTTCCAGGAACGGCAGCTTGCCCGCGTACCAGAGGTACCCGGCGCCGGCGACGACGAAGACGGCCAGCACGACGATCAGTGCCACCACCCGGTTGCGGCCGCGCCTGCGGGCCTCCTCGCGGCGTTCGGTGCGGCTCTCGGTGAAGGCGAGCCAGTCGATGACGTCCTCGGAGTCCTCGTCCGGCTGGTCGATGAACGCGAACTGCCCGGTGTGGTACGAGGGGTCCTGAGCCCCCTGCCCGTCCTGGGTCCCCGGTCCATCGGCCCGGCGGGGCTCGGGGACCTGCGGCGCGGCGGCCGGCCGGAACGCGGGCTCGGGCGTCTGCGGGGGCGCCGCGGGCGCGGCCTGCTGCGGGATCCACTGCTGGGTGGCCTGGGTGTCGTACCCGTAGGACTGGGCCTGCTGACCGGCCTGGGGGTGCTCCTGCTGCTGCGGGTAGTACTGCTGCTGCGGCTGCCCGTAGCCCTGGTAGTCGTAGCCGTACTGCTGCTGCTCGTACTGCTGCTGCTCGTAGGGGGGAGCGGGATCGGGGGCGGACTGCGGGGGCACCTGGTTGTACACCGGCCGCCCGTACACGTCGTAGCCGACGAGCTGCTGCTCCGGCGCCGCGAAGGCATCGAACCGGTCGTACGGATCCTGTCGGTCGTTCACCGCGGGGCCCCTCTCTCCGGAAGCTCAGGCTCCCCGGTACAGCTCACGCTTGTCGATGTAGCGGACCACACCGTCCGGCACCAGGTACCAGACAGGATCCCCCTTGGCCACGCGCGCGCGGCAGTCCGTGGACGAAATGGCCAGCGCGGGCACTTCCACGAGGGAGACGCCCCCCTCGGGCAGCCCGTCGTCGGTGAGGACGTGGCCGGGCCGGGTGACGCCGATGAAGTGTGCGAGGGCGAAGAGCTCCTCGGCGTTGCGCCAGGTCAGGATCTGTGCGAGGGCGTCGGCGCCGGTGATGAAGAAGAGGTCGGCGTCGTCGTTGAGGGCGCTCAGGTCCCGCAGGGTGTCGATCGTGTACGTCGGGCCGCCGCGGTCGATGTCGATCCGGCTCACCGAGAACTGCGGGTTCGACGCGGTCGCGATGACCGTCATCAGGTACCGGTCCTCGGCGGCCGACACGGCCCGCTGCGACTTCTGCCACGGCTCGCCCGTCGGTACGAACATCACCTCGTCAAGGTGGAACAGCGCGGCCACCTCGCTGGCGGCCACCAGGTGTCCGTGGTGGATCGGGTCGAATGTCCCGCCCATCACCCCGAGCCGGCGCTTGACCGGGCCGGTAGGCATTTCCTGCTCTCCCATGAGCGCAGAGCCTACTGGCCCGGTGGCGCGACAGGGACCCGGCTTGGGGTGCGTACCCGCTGCGCGGGGTTTCAGCGGTCCCGGTTCAGGCGCGTGGTGACCCACAGCAGCAGGAGGAGGATGCCGAAGGCGGCGCCGCCGGTCAGGTACGGGTTCAGGCTGTCGTGGTTGCCGCCGTGCTGCTCGGCCCCCTCCGAGGCGAGGACGACCAGGTTGTGGGCGGTGGAGGCGAGGCTCATCAGGCAGGTACCTATCGCGTCGGGGAGCGGGTGGAGATTTCGCTCACATCGTATGCGGGGGCCTGGGGCACGCTCACGCCGACTCAGGCGTTGGAGAGGATAGACGGACGGCCCGAGGGGCACATCGACGGGGAGGGCGCTATGACGGGGACGGGATTCGAGAAGGCACCGGCACGGGACCGCAGGAGGTTCCCCGGTATTTCCTCACGGGCGTACGAGCATCCGGCGGACCGGTCCGCGCTCGTGGCCCTGCGCAAGCTGACCGGCTTCGACACGGTCTTCAAGGCACTGAGCGGGCTGCTGCCGGAGCGCAGTCTGCGACTGCTCTTCCTCTCCGACTCCGTCCGGGTGGGCGAGACGCAGTTCCCGCACCTGCACGCGATGCTCCTCGACGCGTGCTACATCCTGGACCTGGAGCGGGTCCCGCAGATGTACGTGCAGCAGGACCCCAAGCCCAATGCCATGTGCATCGGGCTGGACGAGCCGATCATCGTGGTCACCACCGGCCTGGTCGAGCTGCTCGACGAGGAGGAGATGCGGGCGGTGGTCGGCCACGAGGTGGGCCACGCACTGTCGGGGCACGCGGTGTACCGCACGATCCTGCTCTTCCTGACGACCCTGGCGCTCAAGATCGCGTGGATCCCGCTGGGCAATGTGGCGATCATGGCGATCGTGACCGCGCTGCGCGAGTGGTTCCGCAAGTCGGAGCTGTCGGCGGACCGGGCGGGCCTGCTGGTGGGGCAGGACGTGCAGGCCTCGATGCGCGGGCTGATGAAGCTCGCGGGAGGGAACCACCTCCACGAGATGAATGTCGACGCGTTCCTCGCCCAGGCCGAGGAGTACGAGGAGAGCGGCGACCTGCGCGACTCCGTGCTGAAGATCCTCAACGTGCTGCCCCGGACGCACCCCTTCACGACGGTGCGGGCGGCCGAGCTGAAGAAGTGGGCGCAGAACCGCGACTACCAGCGGATCATGGACGGCCACTACCCGCGGCGCGAGGAGGACAAGGACACCTCCGTGACCGACTCCTTCCGGCAGTCCGCCGCGCACTACGCCGACGCGGTGCGCACGAGCAAGGACCCCCTGATGAAGCTGGTCGGCGACATCGCCGGCGGTACGGCGGACCTGGGCGGCAAGCTCCGGGACAGGTTTTCGGGTGGGACCCCGGGTGGCGGCACCCCGAGCGGTGGTGCCTCCGACGGTGGCGGGGCCCCGGACGGCGGGGCTAAGGAGCAGGGCTGACGCCCCGCTCCAGGGGGTCGGTGGTCTGCGTCGCGGCGGGTGCGGTCGCGAGGACCCCGCACAGCCCGCCCGTGCGCCGCGGACTGCCGCTGGCGTACGGATCGCTCGCGGCCGGGCCCACGGTGGTCGGTCCGGCTCCGGCCGTCAGCGGGCGGAAACCCCCCGCCGGGTCGGCCGAGCAGTCCTGCGGGCCCGCGATCACGTAGGCCGAGACCAGCTCCGCCCGCTGGGCCGAGAGGTCGTCGCGGTCGAAGCGCAGTCGCAGCTCCCTGCGGACGGTGAACAGCGAGGCCCCGTCCGCCGCGGCCGGCTGGCCGGTGGCGGGTCGCACCGCGTACACGAAGGTGTGGTCGGAGGTCACCTCCAGCGCGGTCGGGGAGACCTCCGTGACGGCGAGAGTTCCGCTGACGCGGACCCTGGTGTCGGCCATCACGGCGGTGGCGGGGTCGAAGCGGACCAGCCAGCCGGTGACGGCGTGCCTGCCGTCACCGGCCGGCGAGAGCATGCTCTGGTCGAACTGCGTCAGCTGGTCGGGGTCGAGCAGGACGCGGACGGGCCGGGTGGCCGTACCGGACAGGACGTCCGGGTCGAGCGAGGACTGCACGAGGTAGTCCTTGGCGATCGTCAGTGCCGTCTGCACCTGGTTCTCGGTGAAGTGACGGGTGCGGCGCATGGCGGGCATGGTGATCCCGACCGCCCCGACGCGGTACCGCGCCGCCGGACTGTTCGCGTACAGGTCGGCCGGCCGGCCGCCGGGTACGGGCCCGGAGGGCGCGAGCGGGACGACCGTGCTGCTCATCGCCTCGGCCGGGCCTCCGACGGGCGCCACGTAGGGGTTGCGCACCCC carries:
- a CDS encoding histidine phosphatase family protein, whose product is MSTTPDSATKPGRTGRKIVLWRHGQTAWNLERRFQGSTDIELTEAGVAQARRAARLLASLKPDAIVASDLRRASATAAELAAVTGLTVEHHEALRETYAGEWQGLTHDEILEKYGDQYAAWKRGEPVRRGGGELETEVAERAAPVVLEHADRLPPGGTLVVVSHGGTIRTTIGRLLGLDSYNWEGLGGLSNCCWSVLGEGARGWRLMEHNAGTLPEPVLGDDD
- the rsfS gene encoding ribosome silencing factor; this translates as MTATDRSIELITAAAQAAADRLAHDIIAYDVSDVLSITDAFLLASAPNDRQVKSIVDEIEEKLQKELGAKPVRREGDRDARWILLDYIDIVVHVQHSEERVFYALERLWKDCPEIDLPEDAKLTKGKAEEHAALRTAQGDDELDGDLF
- a CDS encoding LCP family protein is translated as MNDRQDPYDRFDAFAAPEQQLVGYDVYGRPVYNQVPPQSAPDPAPPYEQQQYEQQQYGYDYQGYGQPQQQYYPQQQEHPQAGQQAQSYGYDTQATQQWIPQQAAPAAPPQTPEPAFRPAAAPQVPEPRRADGPGTQDGQGAQDPSYHTGQFAFIDQPDEDSEDVIDWLAFTESRTERREEARRRGRNRVVALIVVLAVFVVAGAGYLWYAGKLPFLEGPGKTPGAAAAGPQKRDMIVVHLHNTKKGGTSTALLVDNVTTKQGATVLVPNTLNVTKDDGTGAPLGKAVGDGGLGVREALDSVLGTRIGGTWRLDTPFLENFVELVGGIEVDTDVAVPADDAAKVPAVGQGQKQSLSGAMAVAYATYRAQGEPEAKQLERFGKVLVGLLRKVPGDPKSAAMTVETTGQILDPALNAQTLGAMLSKLGEHAKVGAYRTDVLTVKPDGGLTDDANKKVVKEVLGGSGSAAQPGAVPRVGMKDATGDDKTSTAGKAALLNAGYTLVDGGKADKTAPASQITYQDDAQRDKAIEVAKTLGLPETVVKKAESAVNAEIVVTLGKDYKSS
- the nadD gene encoding nicotinate-nucleotide adenylyltransferase, which gives rise to MGEQEMPTGPVKRRLGVMGGTFDPIHHGHLVAASEVAALFHLDEVMFVPTGEPWQKSQRAVSAAEDRYLMTVIATASNPQFSVSRIDIDRGGPTYTIDTLRDLSALNDDADLFFITGADALAQILTWRNAEELFALAHFIGVTRPGHVLTDDGLPEGGVSLVEVPALAISSTDCRARVAKGDPVWYLVPDGVVRYIDKRELYRGA
- a CDS encoding M48 family metallopeptidase, yielding MTGTGFEKAPARDRRRFPGISSRAYEHPADRSALVALRKLTGFDTVFKALSGLLPERSLRLLFLSDSVRVGETQFPHLHAMLLDACYILDLERVPQMYVQQDPKPNAMCIGLDEPIIVVTTGLVELLDEEEMRAVVGHEVGHALSGHAVYRTILLFLTTLALKIAWIPLGNVAIMAIVTALREWFRKSELSADRAGLLVGQDVQASMRGLMKLAGGNHLHEMNVDAFLAQAEEYEESGDLRDSVLKILNVLPRTHPFTTVRAAELKKWAQNRDYQRIMDGHYPRREEDKDTSVTDSFRQSAAHYADAVRTSKDPLMKLVGDIAGGTADLGGKLRDRFSGGTPGGGTPSGGASDGGGAPDGGAKEQG
- a CDS encoding SCO2583 family membrane protein, whose amino-acid sequence is MTVSGNPPNGTPGGAEGGDDEFRSDEYRSVVFDEDFVRAARLQEFSAQERMGEHARAVRSRSIWFGGHAGSRGTGGAVRQGRIIVFCIALSLAAAVYMGVRNPYVAPVGGPAEAMSSTVVPLAPSGPVPGGRPADLYANSPAARYRVGAVGITMPAMRRTRHFTENQVQTALTIAKDYLVQSSLDPDVLSGTATRPVRVLLDPDQLTQFDQSMLSPAGDGRHAVTGWLVRFDPATAVMADTRVRVSGTLAVTEVSPTALEVTSDHTFVYAVRPATGQPAAADGASLFTVRRELRLRFDRDDLSAQRAELVSAYVIAGPQDCSADPAGGFRPLTAGAGPTTVGPAASDPYASGSPRRTGGLCGVLATAPAATQTTDPLERGVSPAP